Proteins co-encoded in one Astatotilapia calliptera chromosome 18, fAstCal1.2, whole genome shotgun sequence genomic window:
- the dtna gene encoding dystrobrevin alpha isoform X2, which yields MVLYERMIEDCGQSVDTMADRRQLLVEMRAQDLDSIRLSTYRTACKLRFVQKKCNLHLVDIWNVIEAFRENGLNAIDLNAELSVARLEVVLSTIFYQLNKRMPTTHQINVEQSISLLLNFLLAAYDPEGHGKTSIFVVKMALATICGGKILDKLRYIFSLISDSAGIMVHSQFDQFLREALKLPMAVFEGPSFGYTEQAARTCFAQQKKVSLNTFLDTLMSDPPPQCLVWLPLMHRLANVENVFHPVECSYCHTESMMGFRYRCQQCHNYQLCQDCFWRGHASGSHSNQHQMKEYTSWKSPAKKLSHALSKSLSCASSREPLHPLFPEMPDKPLNLAHIVPPRPVNITNDYSFSHSMPTSGNPYSTKNKNNVVGQRKPLTGAAPHLLKGRGLNYNLDVADRLADEHVLIGLYVNLLQNNPKTCLLESSNHQDDEHSLIARYAARLAADAAAQQQRVPTDLPCSLDANKQQRQLIAELESKNREILQEIQRLRLQHEEASQPPPDRGQQNPTLLAELRLLRQRKDELEQRMSTLQESRRELMVQLEQLMMLLKQEEEERNQATQGPGSPRSSPSHTINRPIPTPIHSDSAGTTPTHTPQDSLMGVGGDVQEAFAQGPRRNLRNDLLIAADSITNTMSSLVKELNSEGGSETESTVDSDFGRELLATNSSDPFYAYKPRPASAADEECFEKDLERQLEDELQLDELKKHRQETDKTCMASNMKSKNS from the exons ATGGTGCTTTATGAAAG AATGATTGAAGACTGCGGGCAGAGCGTTGACACCATGGCAGATAGAAGGCAACTGTTGGTGGAGATGA GGGCTCAGGATTTGGATTCTATACGACTGTCGACGTACAGAACAGCCTGCAAACTCAGATTTGTGCAGAAGAAATGCAACT TGCATTTGGTCGACATTTGGAACGTCATCGAGGCTTTCCGGGAGAACGGCCTCAACGCCATAGACCTCAACGCTGAGCTTTCCGTGGCTCGTCTAGAAGTTGTGCTGTCCACTATCTTCTACCAGCTGAACAAGCGCATGCCCACCACGCATCAGATAAACGTGGAACAGTCCATCAGCCTGCTGCTCAACTTCCTGCTGGCAGCCTATGACCC gGAGGGCCACGGCAAGACATCTATCTTTGTTGTGAAAATGGCCCTCGCAACCATCTGTGGTGGGAAAATTCTGGATAAATTAAGAT ATATTTTTTCACTCATATCAGATTCTGCTGGAATAATGGTGCACTCGCAATTTGACCAGTTTCTGAGGGAGGCTCTTAAATTGCCCATGGCGGTTTTCGAGGGACCCTCGTTTGGTTACACCGAGCAAGCTGCGAGAACGTGCTTTGCGCAGCAG AAAAAGGTCTCCCTCAACACATTCCTCGATACGttgatgtcagacccgccccCTCAGTGTCTGGTGTGGCTGCCGCTAATGCACCGCCTCGCCAACGTGGAGAACG TGTTTCACCCGGTCGAGTGCTCCTACTGCCATACTGAGAGTATGATGGGCTTCCGCTACCGCTGCCAGCAATGTCATAATTACCAGCTCTGTCAGGACTGCTTCTGGAGGGGGCATGCCAGCGGTTCCCATAGCAACCAGCACCAAATGAAGGAGTATACGTCATGG AAATCCCCCGCTAAGAAGTTATCCCACGCCCTCAGTAAGTCATTGAGCTGTGCATCCAGCAGAGAGCCTCTTCACCCCTTGTTTCCTGAAATGCCAGATAAACCTCTCAACCTAGCTCATATTGT GCCACCAAGACCAGTGAACATCACCAATGACTACTCATTCTCCCACTCCATGCCTACATCAGGGAACCCTTACTCCACCAAAAA CAAGAATAATGTTGTTGGGCAGAGAAAGCCCCTGACTGGGGCTGCTCCACATCTGCTGAAAGGGAGAGG GTTGAACTACAACCTCGATGTTGCCGATAGACTTGCTGACGAACATGTACTCATTGGCCTCTATGTGAACCTACTccaaaacaaccccaaaacatg TTTGCTGGAGAGCAGTAACCATCAAGATGACGAGCACAGTCTCATTGCTCGCTATGCTGCTAGACTGGCTGCTGATGCTGCG GCTCAACAGCAGAGGGTCCCCACAGACCTCCCCTGCTCTCTGGATGCCAACAAACAGCAGAGACAGCTCATTGCCGAGCTCGAGAGCAAAAACAG AGAAATCCTCCAGGAAATCCAGCGACTGCGCCTTCAGCATGAGGAAGCTTCCCAGCCGCCACCAGACAGGGGCCAGCAAAACCCCACCCTGCTCGCTGAGCTACGACTCCTCAG GCAACGCAAAGATGAGCTTGAACAAAGAATGTCTACTCTGCAGGAGAGTCGCAGGGAACTCATGGTGCAGCTGGAGCAACTAATGATGCTTCTCAAG caggaggaggaggagcggaATCAAGCT ACTCAGGGTCCCGGCTCGCCGCGCTCTTCACCCAGCCACACCATCAACCGGCCAATTCCCACACCAATCCACTCGGATTCTGCCGGCACGACCCCGACTCACACACCTCAGGACTCACTCATGGGCGTGGGCGGGGACGTTCAGGAGGCCTTCGCTCAGG GTCCAAGGAGAAATCTGAGAAATGACCTGCTCATTGCTGCTGACTCCATCACTAATACAATGTCATCACTGGTTAAGGAGCTCAATTCAG agGGTGGAAGTGAAACGGAGAGCACTGTGGATTCAGATTTTGGACGTGAACTACTGGCCACAAACTCCTCAGATCCTTTCTACGCTTACAAACCAAG GCCTGCAAGCGCTGCCGATGAGGAGTGCTTTGAGAAGGATCTGGAGCGGCAGCTGGAGGATGAGCTCCAGTTGGATGAACTGAAAAAGCACAGGCAGGAAACGGACAAAACGTGCATG GCGAGCAatatgaaaagcaaaaacagctga
- the dtna gene encoding dystrobrevin alpha isoform X7, whose protein sequence is MVLYERMIEDCGQSVDTMADRRQLLVEMRAQDLDSIRLSTYRTACKLRFVQKKCNLHLVDIWNVIEAFRENGLNAIDLNAELSVARLEVVLSTIFYQLNKRMPTTHQINVEQSISLLLNFLLAAYDPEGHGKTSIFVVKMALATICGGKILDKLRYIFSLISDSAGIMVHSQFDQFLREALKLPMAVFEGPSFGYTEQAARTCFAQQKKVSLNTFLDTLMSDPPPQCLVWLPLMHRLANVENVFHPVECSYCHTESMMGFRYRCQQCHNYQLCQDCFWRGHASGSHSNQHQMKEYTSWKSPAKKLSHALSKSLSCASSREPLHPLFPEMPDKPLNLAHIVPPRPVNITNDYSFSHSMPTSGNPYSTKKLNYNLDVADRLADEHVLIGLYVNLLQNNPKTCLLESSNHQDDEHSLIARYAARLAADAAAQQQRVPTDLPCSLDANKQQRQLIAELESKNREILQEIQRLRLQHEEASQPPPDRGQQNPTLLAELRLLRQRKDELEQRMSTLQESRRELMVQLEQLMMLLKQEEEERNQATQGPGSPRSSPSHTINRPIPTPIHSDSAGTTPTHTPQDSLMGVGGDVQEAFAQGPRRNLRNDLLIAADSITNTMSSLVKELNSEGGSETESTVDSDFGRELLATNSSDPFYAYKPRPASAADEECFEKDLERQLEDELQLDELKKHRQETDKTCMASNMKSKNS, encoded by the exons ATGGTGCTTTATGAAAG AATGATTGAAGACTGCGGGCAGAGCGTTGACACCATGGCAGATAGAAGGCAACTGTTGGTGGAGATGA GGGCTCAGGATTTGGATTCTATACGACTGTCGACGTACAGAACAGCCTGCAAACTCAGATTTGTGCAGAAGAAATGCAACT TGCATTTGGTCGACATTTGGAACGTCATCGAGGCTTTCCGGGAGAACGGCCTCAACGCCATAGACCTCAACGCTGAGCTTTCCGTGGCTCGTCTAGAAGTTGTGCTGTCCACTATCTTCTACCAGCTGAACAAGCGCATGCCCACCACGCATCAGATAAACGTGGAACAGTCCATCAGCCTGCTGCTCAACTTCCTGCTGGCAGCCTATGACCC gGAGGGCCACGGCAAGACATCTATCTTTGTTGTGAAAATGGCCCTCGCAACCATCTGTGGTGGGAAAATTCTGGATAAATTAAGAT ATATTTTTTCACTCATATCAGATTCTGCTGGAATAATGGTGCACTCGCAATTTGACCAGTTTCTGAGGGAGGCTCTTAAATTGCCCATGGCGGTTTTCGAGGGACCCTCGTTTGGTTACACCGAGCAAGCTGCGAGAACGTGCTTTGCGCAGCAG AAAAAGGTCTCCCTCAACACATTCCTCGATACGttgatgtcagacccgccccCTCAGTGTCTGGTGTGGCTGCCGCTAATGCACCGCCTCGCCAACGTGGAGAACG TGTTTCACCCGGTCGAGTGCTCCTACTGCCATACTGAGAGTATGATGGGCTTCCGCTACCGCTGCCAGCAATGTCATAATTACCAGCTCTGTCAGGACTGCTTCTGGAGGGGGCATGCCAGCGGTTCCCATAGCAACCAGCACCAAATGAAGGAGTATACGTCATGG AAATCCCCCGCTAAGAAGTTATCCCACGCCCTCAGTAAGTCATTGAGCTGTGCATCCAGCAGAGAGCCTCTTCACCCCTTGTTTCCTGAAATGCCAGATAAACCTCTCAACCTAGCTCATATTGT GCCACCAAGACCAGTGAACATCACCAATGACTACTCATTCTCCCACTCCATGCCTACATCAGGGAACCCTTACTCCACCAAAAA GTTGAACTACAACCTCGATGTTGCCGATAGACTTGCTGACGAACATGTACTCATTGGCCTCTATGTGAACCTACTccaaaacaaccccaaaacatg TTTGCTGGAGAGCAGTAACCATCAAGATGACGAGCACAGTCTCATTGCTCGCTATGCTGCTAGACTGGCTGCTGATGCTGCG GCTCAACAGCAGAGGGTCCCCACAGACCTCCCCTGCTCTCTGGATGCCAACAAACAGCAGAGACAGCTCATTGCCGAGCTCGAGAGCAAAAACAG AGAAATCCTCCAGGAAATCCAGCGACTGCGCCTTCAGCATGAGGAAGCTTCCCAGCCGCCACCAGACAGGGGCCAGCAAAACCCCACCCTGCTCGCTGAGCTACGACTCCTCAG GCAACGCAAAGATGAGCTTGAACAAAGAATGTCTACTCTGCAGGAGAGTCGCAGGGAACTCATGGTGCAGCTGGAGCAACTAATGATGCTTCTCAAG caggaggaggaggagcggaATCAAGCT ACTCAGGGTCCCGGCTCGCCGCGCTCTTCACCCAGCCACACCATCAACCGGCCAATTCCCACACCAATCCACTCGGATTCTGCCGGCACGACCCCGACTCACACACCTCAGGACTCACTCATGGGCGTGGGCGGGGACGTTCAGGAGGCCTTCGCTCAGG GTCCAAGGAGAAATCTGAGAAATGACCTGCTCATTGCTGCTGACTCCATCACTAATACAATGTCATCACTGGTTAAGGAGCTCAATTCAG agGGTGGAAGTGAAACGGAGAGCACTGTGGATTCAGATTTTGGACGTGAACTACTGGCCACAAACTCCTCAGATCCTTTCTACGCTTACAAACCAAG GCCTGCAAGCGCTGCCGATGAGGAGTGCTTTGAGAAGGATCTGGAGCGGCAGCTGGAGGATGAGCTCCAGTTGGATGAACTGAAAAAGCACAGGCAGGAAACGGACAAAACGTGCATG GCGAGCAatatgaaaagcaaaaacagctga
- the dtna gene encoding dystrobrevin alpha isoform X8, whose translation MVLYERMIEDCGQSVDTMADRRQLLVEMRAQDLDSIRLSTYRTACKLRFVQKKCNLHLVDIWNVIEAFRENGLNAIDLNAELSVARLEVVLSTIFYQLNKRMPTTHQINVEQSISLLLNFLLAAYDPEGHGKTSIFVVKMALATICGGKILDKLRYIFSLISDSAGIMVHSQFDQFLREALKLPMAVFEGPSFGYTEQAARTCFAQQKKVSLNTFLDTLMSDPPPQCLVWLPLMHRLANVENVFHPVECSYCHTESMMGFRYRCQQCHNYQLCQDCFWRGHASGSHSNQHQMKEYTSWKSPAKKLSHALSKSLSCASSREPLHPLFPEMPDKPLNLAHIVDTWPPRPVNITNDYSFSHSMPTSGNPYSTKNLLESSNHQDDEHSLIARYAARLAADAAAQQQRVPTDLPCSLDANKQQRQLIAELESKNREILQEIQRLRLQHEEASQPPPDRGQQNPTLLAELRLLRQRKDELEQRMSTLQESRRELMVQLEQLMMLLKQEEEERNQATQGPGSPRSSPSHTINRPIPTPIHSDSAGTTPTHTPQDSLMGVGGDVQEAFAQGPRRNLRNDLLIAADSITNTMSSLVKELNSEGGSETESTVDSDFGRELLATNSSDPFYAYKPRPASAADEECFEKDLERQLEDELQLDELKKHRQETDKTCMASNMKSKNS comes from the exons ATGGTGCTTTATGAAAG AATGATTGAAGACTGCGGGCAGAGCGTTGACACCATGGCAGATAGAAGGCAACTGTTGGTGGAGATGA GGGCTCAGGATTTGGATTCTATACGACTGTCGACGTACAGAACAGCCTGCAAACTCAGATTTGTGCAGAAGAAATGCAACT TGCATTTGGTCGACATTTGGAACGTCATCGAGGCTTTCCGGGAGAACGGCCTCAACGCCATAGACCTCAACGCTGAGCTTTCCGTGGCTCGTCTAGAAGTTGTGCTGTCCACTATCTTCTACCAGCTGAACAAGCGCATGCCCACCACGCATCAGATAAACGTGGAACAGTCCATCAGCCTGCTGCTCAACTTCCTGCTGGCAGCCTATGACCC gGAGGGCCACGGCAAGACATCTATCTTTGTTGTGAAAATGGCCCTCGCAACCATCTGTGGTGGGAAAATTCTGGATAAATTAAGAT ATATTTTTTCACTCATATCAGATTCTGCTGGAATAATGGTGCACTCGCAATTTGACCAGTTTCTGAGGGAGGCTCTTAAATTGCCCATGGCGGTTTTCGAGGGACCCTCGTTTGGTTACACCGAGCAAGCTGCGAGAACGTGCTTTGCGCAGCAG AAAAAGGTCTCCCTCAACACATTCCTCGATACGttgatgtcagacccgccccCTCAGTGTCTGGTGTGGCTGCCGCTAATGCACCGCCTCGCCAACGTGGAGAACG TGTTTCACCCGGTCGAGTGCTCCTACTGCCATACTGAGAGTATGATGGGCTTCCGCTACCGCTGCCAGCAATGTCATAATTACCAGCTCTGTCAGGACTGCTTCTGGAGGGGGCATGCCAGCGGTTCCCATAGCAACCAGCACCAAATGAAGGAGTATACGTCATGG AAATCCCCCGCTAAGAAGTTATCCCACGCCCTCAGTAAGTCATTGAGCTGTGCATCCAGCAGAGAGCCTCTTCACCCCTTGTTTCCTGAAATGCCAGATAAACCTCTCAACCTAGCTCATATTGT AGATACGTG GCCACCAAGACCAGTGAACATCACCAATGACTACTCATTCTCCCACTCCATGCCTACATCAGGGAACCCTTACTCCACCAAAAA TTTGCTGGAGAGCAGTAACCATCAAGATGACGAGCACAGTCTCATTGCTCGCTATGCTGCTAGACTGGCTGCTGATGCTGCG GCTCAACAGCAGAGGGTCCCCACAGACCTCCCCTGCTCTCTGGATGCCAACAAACAGCAGAGACAGCTCATTGCCGAGCTCGAGAGCAAAAACAG AGAAATCCTCCAGGAAATCCAGCGACTGCGCCTTCAGCATGAGGAAGCTTCCCAGCCGCCACCAGACAGGGGCCAGCAAAACCCCACCCTGCTCGCTGAGCTACGACTCCTCAG GCAACGCAAAGATGAGCTTGAACAAAGAATGTCTACTCTGCAGGAGAGTCGCAGGGAACTCATGGTGCAGCTGGAGCAACTAATGATGCTTCTCAAG caggaggaggaggagcggaATCAAGCT ACTCAGGGTCCCGGCTCGCCGCGCTCTTCACCCAGCCACACCATCAACCGGCCAATTCCCACACCAATCCACTCGGATTCTGCCGGCACGACCCCGACTCACACACCTCAGGACTCACTCATGGGCGTGGGCGGGGACGTTCAGGAGGCCTTCGCTCAGG GTCCAAGGAGAAATCTGAGAAATGACCTGCTCATTGCTGCTGACTCCATCACTAATACAATGTCATCACTGGTTAAGGAGCTCAATTCAG agGGTGGAAGTGAAACGGAGAGCACTGTGGATTCAGATTTTGGACGTGAACTACTGGCCACAAACTCCTCAGATCCTTTCTACGCTTACAAACCAAG GCCTGCAAGCGCTGCCGATGAGGAGTGCTTTGAGAAGGATCTGGAGCGGCAGCTGGAGGATGAGCTCCAGTTGGATGAACTGAAAAAGCACAGGCAGGAAACGGACAAAACGTGCATG GCGAGCAatatgaaaagcaaaaacagctga
- the dtna gene encoding dystrobrevin alpha isoform X6 yields the protein MVLYERMIEDCGQSVDTMADRRQLLVEMRAQDLDSIRLSTYRTACKLRFVQKKCNLHLVDIWNVIEAFRENGLNAIDLNAELSVARLEVVLSTIFYQLNKRMPTTHQINVEQSISLLLNFLLAAYDPEGHGKTSIFVVKMALATICGGKILDKLRYIFSLISDSAGIMVHSQFDQFLREALKLPMAVFEGPSFGYTEQAARTCFAQQKKVSLNTFLDTLMSDPPPQCLVWLPLMHRLANVENVFHPVECSYCHTESMMGFRYRCQQCHNYQLCQDCFWRGHASGSHSNQHQMKEYTSWKSPAKKLSHALSKSLSCASSREPLHPLFPEMPDKPLNLAHIVDTWPPRPVNITNDYSFSHSMPTSGNPYSTKKLNYNLDVADRLADEHVLIGLYVNLLQNNPKTCLLESSNHQDDEHSLIARYAARLAADAAAQQQRVPTDLPCSLDANKQQRQLIAELESKNREILQEIQRLRLQHEEASQPPPDRGQQNPTLLAELRLLRQRKDELEQRMSTLQESRRELMVQLEQLMMLLKQEEEERNQATQGPGSPRSSPSHTINRPIPTPIHSDSAGTTPTHTPQDSLMGVGGDVQEAFAQGPRRNLRNDLLIAADSITNTMSSLVKELNSEGGSETESTVDSDFGRELLATNSSDPFYAYKPRPASAADEECFEKDLERQLEDELQLDELKKHRQETDKTCMASNMKSKNS from the exons ATGGTGCTTTATGAAAG AATGATTGAAGACTGCGGGCAGAGCGTTGACACCATGGCAGATAGAAGGCAACTGTTGGTGGAGATGA GGGCTCAGGATTTGGATTCTATACGACTGTCGACGTACAGAACAGCCTGCAAACTCAGATTTGTGCAGAAGAAATGCAACT TGCATTTGGTCGACATTTGGAACGTCATCGAGGCTTTCCGGGAGAACGGCCTCAACGCCATAGACCTCAACGCTGAGCTTTCCGTGGCTCGTCTAGAAGTTGTGCTGTCCACTATCTTCTACCAGCTGAACAAGCGCATGCCCACCACGCATCAGATAAACGTGGAACAGTCCATCAGCCTGCTGCTCAACTTCCTGCTGGCAGCCTATGACCC gGAGGGCCACGGCAAGACATCTATCTTTGTTGTGAAAATGGCCCTCGCAACCATCTGTGGTGGGAAAATTCTGGATAAATTAAGAT ATATTTTTTCACTCATATCAGATTCTGCTGGAATAATGGTGCACTCGCAATTTGACCAGTTTCTGAGGGAGGCTCTTAAATTGCCCATGGCGGTTTTCGAGGGACCCTCGTTTGGTTACACCGAGCAAGCTGCGAGAACGTGCTTTGCGCAGCAG AAAAAGGTCTCCCTCAACACATTCCTCGATACGttgatgtcagacccgccccCTCAGTGTCTGGTGTGGCTGCCGCTAATGCACCGCCTCGCCAACGTGGAGAACG TGTTTCACCCGGTCGAGTGCTCCTACTGCCATACTGAGAGTATGATGGGCTTCCGCTACCGCTGCCAGCAATGTCATAATTACCAGCTCTGTCAGGACTGCTTCTGGAGGGGGCATGCCAGCGGTTCCCATAGCAACCAGCACCAAATGAAGGAGTATACGTCATGG AAATCCCCCGCTAAGAAGTTATCCCACGCCCTCAGTAAGTCATTGAGCTGTGCATCCAGCAGAGAGCCTCTTCACCCCTTGTTTCCTGAAATGCCAGATAAACCTCTCAACCTAGCTCATATTGT AGATACGTG GCCACCAAGACCAGTGAACATCACCAATGACTACTCATTCTCCCACTCCATGCCTACATCAGGGAACCCTTACTCCACCAAAAA GTTGAACTACAACCTCGATGTTGCCGATAGACTTGCTGACGAACATGTACTCATTGGCCTCTATGTGAACCTACTccaaaacaaccccaaaacatg TTTGCTGGAGAGCAGTAACCATCAAGATGACGAGCACAGTCTCATTGCTCGCTATGCTGCTAGACTGGCTGCTGATGCTGCG GCTCAACAGCAGAGGGTCCCCACAGACCTCCCCTGCTCTCTGGATGCCAACAAACAGCAGAGACAGCTCATTGCCGAGCTCGAGAGCAAAAACAG AGAAATCCTCCAGGAAATCCAGCGACTGCGCCTTCAGCATGAGGAAGCTTCCCAGCCGCCACCAGACAGGGGCCAGCAAAACCCCACCCTGCTCGCTGAGCTACGACTCCTCAG GCAACGCAAAGATGAGCTTGAACAAAGAATGTCTACTCTGCAGGAGAGTCGCAGGGAACTCATGGTGCAGCTGGAGCAACTAATGATGCTTCTCAAG caggaggaggaggagcggaATCAAGCT ACTCAGGGTCCCGGCTCGCCGCGCTCTTCACCCAGCCACACCATCAACCGGCCAATTCCCACACCAATCCACTCGGATTCTGCCGGCACGACCCCGACTCACACACCTCAGGACTCACTCATGGGCGTGGGCGGGGACGTTCAGGAGGCCTTCGCTCAGG GTCCAAGGAGAAATCTGAGAAATGACCTGCTCATTGCTGCTGACTCCATCACTAATACAATGTCATCACTGGTTAAGGAGCTCAATTCAG agGGTGGAAGTGAAACGGAGAGCACTGTGGATTCAGATTTTGGACGTGAACTACTGGCCACAAACTCCTCAGATCCTTTCTACGCTTACAAACCAAG GCCTGCAAGCGCTGCCGATGAGGAGTGCTTTGAGAAGGATCTGGAGCGGCAGCTGGAGGATGAGCTCCAGTTGGATGAACTGAAAAAGCACAGGCAGGAAACGGACAAAACGTGCATG GCGAGCAatatgaaaagcaaaaacagctga
- the dtna gene encoding dystrobrevin alpha isoform X5, with product MVLYERMIEDCGQSVDTMADRRQLLVEMRAQDLDSIRLSTYRTACKLRFVQKKCNLHLVDIWNVIEAFRENGLNAIDLNAELSVARLEVVLSTIFYQLNKRMPTTHQINVEQSISLLLNFLLAAYDPEGHGKTSIFVVKMALATICGGKILDKLRYIFSLISDSAGIMVHSQFDQFLREALKLPMAVFEGPSFGYTEQAARTCFAQQKKVSLNTFLDTLMSDPPPQCLVWLPLMHRLANVENVFHPVECSYCHTESMMGFRYRCQQCHNYQLCQDCFWRGHASGSHSNQHQMKEYTSWKSPAKKLSHALSKSLSCASSREPLHPLFPEMPDKPLNLAHIVDTWPPRPVNITNDYSFSHSMPTSGNPYSTKNKNNVVGQRKPLTGAAPHLLKGRGLNYNLDVADRLADEHVLIGLYVNLLQNNPKTCLLESSNHQDDEHSLIARYAARLAADAAAQQQRVPTDLPCSLDANKQQRQLIAELESKNREILQEIQRLRLQHEEASQPPPDRGQQNPTLLAELRLLRQRKDELEQRMSTLQESRRELMVQLEQLMMLLKTQGPGSPRSSPSHTINRPIPTPIHSDSAGTTPTHTPQDSLMGVGGDVQEAFAQGPRRNLRNDLLIAADSITNTMSSLVKELNSEGGSETESTVDSDFGRELLATNSSDPFYAYKPRPASAADEECFEKDLERQLEDELQLDELKKHRQETDKTCMASNMKSKNS from the exons ATGGTGCTTTATGAAAG AATGATTGAAGACTGCGGGCAGAGCGTTGACACCATGGCAGATAGAAGGCAACTGTTGGTGGAGATGA GGGCTCAGGATTTGGATTCTATACGACTGTCGACGTACAGAACAGCCTGCAAACTCAGATTTGTGCAGAAGAAATGCAACT TGCATTTGGTCGACATTTGGAACGTCATCGAGGCTTTCCGGGAGAACGGCCTCAACGCCATAGACCTCAACGCTGAGCTTTCCGTGGCTCGTCTAGAAGTTGTGCTGTCCACTATCTTCTACCAGCTGAACAAGCGCATGCCCACCACGCATCAGATAAACGTGGAACAGTCCATCAGCCTGCTGCTCAACTTCCTGCTGGCAGCCTATGACCC gGAGGGCCACGGCAAGACATCTATCTTTGTTGTGAAAATGGCCCTCGCAACCATCTGTGGTGGGAAAATTCTGGATAAATTAAGAT ATATTTTTTCACTCATATCAGATTCTGCTGGAATAATGGTGCACTCGCAATTTGACCAGTTTCTGAGGGAGGCTCTTAAATTGCCCATGGCGGTTTTCGAGGGACCCTCGTTTGGTTACACCGAGCAAGCTGCGAGAACGTGCTTTGCGCAGCAG AAAAAGGTCTCCCTCAACACATTCCTCGATACGttgatgtcagacccgccccCTCAGTGTCTGGTGTGGCTGCCGCTAATGCACCGCCTCGCCAACGTGGAGAACG TGTTTCACCCGGTCGAGTGCTCCTACTGCCATACTGAGAGTATGATGGGCTTCCGCTACCGCTGCCAGCAATGTCATAATTACCAGCTCTGTCAGGACTGCTTCTGGAGGGGGCATGCCAGCGGTTCCCATAGCAACCAGCACCAAATGAAGGAGTATACGTCATGG AAATCCCCCGCTAAGAAGTTATCCCACGCCCTCAGTAAGTCATTGAGCTGTGCATCCAGCAGAGAGCCTCTTCACCCCTTGTTTCCTGAAATGCCAGATAAACCTCTCAACCTAGCTCATATTGT AGATACGTG GCCACCAAGACCAGTGAACATCACCAATGACTACTCATTCTCCCACTCCATGCCTACATCAGGGAACCCTTACTCCACCAAAAA CAAGAATAATGTTGTTGGGCAGAGAAAGCCCCTGACTGGGGCTGCTCCACATCTGCTGAAAGGGAGAGG GTTGAACTACAACCTCGATGTTGCCGATAGACTTGCTGACGAACATGTACTCATTGGCCTCTATGTGAACCTACTccaaaacaaccccaaaacatg TTTGCTGGAGAGCAGTAACCATCAAGATGACGAGCACAGTCTCATTGCTCGCTATGCTGCTAGACTGGCTGCTGATGCTGCG GCTCAACAGCAGAGGGTCCCCACAGACCTCCCCTGCTCTCTGGATGCCAACAAACAGCAGAGACAGCTCATTGCCGAGCTCGAGAGCAAAAACAG AGAAATCCTCCAGGAAATCCAGCGACTGCGCCTTCAGCATGAGGAAGCTTCCCAGCCGCCACCAGACAGGGGCCAGCAAAACCCCACCCTGCTCGCTGAGCTACGACTCCTCAG GCAACGCAAAGATGAGCTTGAACAAAGAATGTCTACTCTGCAGGAGAGTCGCAGGGAACTCATGGTGCAGCTGGAGCAACTAATGATGCTTCTCAAG ACTCAGGGTCCCGGCTCGCCGCGCTCTTCACCCAGCCACACCATCAACCGGCCAATTCCCACACCAATCCACTCGGATTCTGCCGGCACGACCCCGACTCACACACCTCAGGACTCACTCATGGGCGTGGGCGGGGACGTTCAGGAGGCCTTCGCTCAGG GTCCAAGGAGAAATCTGAGAAATGACCTGCTCATTGCTGCTGACTCCATCACTAATACAATGTCATCACTGGTTAAGGAGCTCAATTCAG agGGTGGAAGTGAAACGGAGAGCACTGTGGATTCAGATTTTGGACGTGAACTACTGGCCACAAACTCCTCAGATCCTTTCTACGCTTACAAACCAAG GCCTGCAAGCGCTGCCGATGAGGAGTGCTTTGAGAAGGATCTGGAGCGGCAGCTGGAGGATGAGCTCCAGTTGGATGAACTGAAAAAGCACAGGCAGGAAACGGACAAAACGTGCATG GCGAGCAatatgaaaagcaaaaacagctga